The region CTGGACAACATGTGGGTGGTGTACCTACCCATGTTCATCACGGCATACATATTTTCACGATGGCTGGACAGCCGCTTCAACCAGGGATGACTCAAGAGCAGGTTCAACCACTGAAGGAGAAGGAAAAAGAGGAATGGCGACAATTCCTGCTTGAGCAGCTGATCAATTTTCTGGAACAGAACCGAGACAGCATCCTCTCGAATTACGAAAGCATCAACACGGGACAACTCAGCCGTGAGGCTATCGAAGCCCACGGACTGCTTGATTTCGACCTATCCATCACCCTCCACCAGGACAAAAAGCAAAGTTTTGGCTTGGGCTCAGGTTTCTTCAAGGCCAATCTGATCCGCTGAAATCAGCCGCTTGTTATCAAGTTGTGAACACCAATTGACGCATCGCGATCTCTTCCTAGCGTTCAAGCAATCGCAGATTGATCATGCGGGAACAGATTCTGGATGAGCTAATTCAGATGGACACCTGGGACTGGTGGAAATCTCTCATCTATGAGCTAAGAGAGCGCAAGGATTACGCCGAGGCGGAGGCTGTCTTCAACGAATTCAAATTGAATGACAGGCGTTAAGGGCTGCTGCTGGTTTGTTGCGTTAGCAACAGGCGTCATGGCAACACCGAGCCATGCATTAACGGAATGTGAGTTTATACAGCGAACAATGAACAAATTAGGATCACGGATGTCAATCCTTCGCATGACAATCGCAACATCTGACAATCAAATTGCTCAAGAGGAAGCCAGCAACCAATTGCTTAGCGACACAGACGATTACAGATTGGCCAAAAAGCAATATGAGCCCTCAGATTGCGGGCCTGATCGCTGGAGCCGCGATTAACAAGCCGCCAATGGATCATGCAACGGTCATGACCAAGCTGTTAACTAGATTCTATATCATGAATGATCATCGTTACATATGCCTTTTCAGGTTGAACAGCCTCAACCAGTTCGTATTCTTTTGACGGGATCTCCAACTGAGGCATGCTCTCATGAGTGACGTTCAACGAGTTCACAAACGACTCGAGCATGGAGGCAACAATTTTGAACATGGGGAACAGCACACGTTCCCCAAACACAACGGTTGTTGCCAACACAACAATACTGGTATCCAACACAGGGTTGTTCAATCTAGCCATGGCTCAAACCCAAGAGTTCAGCCACCATACGTGAATTCAATCAAGATGTCTCGGACCAGAAATATTCTGGTCCGGCATCCCTCATTTCGTATACGACACACCGCGATAGGTTAATGCGATCGCGTTTGTCGCCAGTGCATTAGCAGCTTCCAACCTGCGTGCTTGATACACCTTTCCCTGATAACGGAGCTGAACATCCGGCTTCACCTGCGGAGTACAAGACTTGGTGTGGGTGTTGCCCAGAAACGTCAGTTGCATGGCTTTGAAAATGACTCGCGAATTTGCGGCCATCGCCAAATAAAAAACAAGTTCGGCGCAGCACAAAATGATTTTGACAATATAAAAACGTTTAGAGCGCACCTTTAAATTGTTCCATTAGGAACATTTTAATCGCTCATATCGATTCTCTAACACATTATTTTTCTGAATGATCTAACCAGACAGGTTCGTTGACCAAACCAGACTCTCAAAACTTCAGTGCGTATCTCCTGTTTGACAGCCATGGACCAGGGCCGTGAGGATCACAGGGCTCGCGCTGTTTTGAATGGACACCCAGTCCCTGGTCACCATCGCCACACCGTTTCTGGTGTTTGGCGGTGTCTTTGCAGTGCTGTTACTGGTCTGGGATCGCTCCTGATCCATGTGGACCCCTTACGCGGACTGGATTTACACCGTGGTCAGCCTGAGTGGCCTGCTGCTGATCTGCTGGTTGGTGTTGGTGCGATCTGCCCGCTGAAATCAACCGACGATGGCTTCCATCTCAGGCTCCAACAGCACATCTCGGGCGTTGTTGTAGCGCGTCATCAGCTCAGGATCGCCACCCTTGTCGGGGTGATGCTTCACCGCGAGCAGTTTGTGAGCACGTTTCACCTGCTGCTCCGTGAGTCGTCCGGTCAGAGGCAAGCCAAGGCTCTGGCGGGCCTTGATGGCGTCGATATCAGGGTCTCGCCCCATTGGACACTGTTCGCGGCGGTGGTTGGCTTTGCCCGGCTTGCGTTTGGCACTCTTCTTGCCGGATGAACCTGCGCCACCGCCGAAACCGCCGCTACCGGCTTCACCACCCCCGAGCCCAGTCGTTTTCGCCACCGGAAGACTCACCACAAGGGCGTCACAATGACTGATCGGGGGTCCCGGCTTCGGTGATCTGCGTGACTCCCAGCCCTGAAACCCAGCAGCCAGACCATGGAGCGCGTCCGCGACTACCCCCGTCCACCACGGTTGGAAGCCTCTCAGGACCAGATCCGGGTGGAGGCTCTAGGCGAAATCCTTGTGGAGACACAACGCAGTTTGCGGGTGCTGGAGACCTTCCATCCCCCCACCTATTACTTGCCGCCGGAGGCCATGAACCAGGTGCTGCTGGTTCCCGCCCCGGGGAGGCCGTCGTTCTGTGAATGGAAGGGTGTGGCCAGCTATTACGACGTGGTGGCAGGAGAGCGGCGGCTTAATCGAGCGGTATGGACTTACAACCACCCCAGTGAACGGTTCCGCGAGCTGGCCGGGTGGTTTGCCCTCTACCCAGGACAGATGGATGGCTGTTGGGTTAACGGCGAACGGGTGACTCCCCAGCATGGGGGGTTCTACGGCGGTTGGATCACATCCCAGGTTGAAGGGCCCTTCAAGGGGGATCCCAGTCATCCGGAACTGATCTGATCTGATCAACCCAGGGGCTTGGTGGCCACCACAGCGAAGAACGGATCACCCTTGCCACCGAGCAGTCCCATTACCCCCTCACCGCGGGTCTGTTCCGCCACGATCTCTGGCTTGGGCCAGCCCTGTGCCATCAGCACCGAAGCCACATAACTGAGGTGATCACGGTCATCACCATCGGTCCAGACCTGAGGGGCCTTGGTGAAGAACATGCGGTTGCTGAAGGCCACGATCACCTGGCCTCGAGGGCGGGTGATCCGCAGCAATTCGGCGGCAATGGCTTCCGGTTGCTGCAGGTACTGCCAGCCGGCAACGATCAAGGTGCAATCAAAACTGTCGTTCTCAAGAGGCAGCACCTGATCACGATTGAGGTTCTGTACCCAATGGCGATCAAGGCTGGGATTGGCTGCCAGCTCCTCGTCGTTGAGCCCATGACCCACCACGGTGTCGTAGGTGATGTCGTCCGGCAGATGACTGACCCAGCTGCTCATCAGATCCAACACCTCGGCGCAGGGAGGGATCCGTTCTCGGTAGAGCTGCGTCAGACGCGCCCGGAAACCCGCGTCGAGATGATGAACAAAGCGAGGCTCGTTGTAAAACAGCGCGTCATCACTGCCATCCAGCTTGTAGCGCTGGGATTCCTCAAGAACGCGAACAGCAGGCATGGCTCAACCCAGTTCGAGATACCAGCGCACCACGCCCGTCAGTTGACCGACGATGTCCTGGCCTGTGAACAGTTCCCCGAGAACCGCGGCCGAAAAACCCACCATCGCGGCACGACCATTTAGGCGTTCGACGAAGGTCAGCGCCGACTGGTTCCAAGGGCGTGCTGTGGTGAGGGACTCACCGAAACGCTCCGGTTGCTCGTACTGGAAAGCCGGTCGTGTCATCGCAGCGAACAGATCCATCGGACCTTAACGGCCGTATCCGGTCGACTGGGGTAGGCAGACCAGGATCCATCCGACGAGCGTCGTTCCAGACGACCGTCTGAACAGAGCGCACGCATCGGCACAACCTTGCTCGTCCATTCGTCTCGGCCGGTTGGCTTCAGCAGCAGGCCGGCCTCGAGCTCCATGGTGTCCCCCACAGCGCGAGGCTTTCGTATGTATTCAGCAGCTTCAACACGGGCATTGCGGATGGCATCCATGAACTGCCACTCCGGCTCGGGCAGATACTCCTCACGCAGCTGTTGCATCGCCTGAGGCTCAGGCTTCGGGCTCCAGTCGGCCTGGGCGAGCGCCCCAGGCGCAACAGCCAGAACACTCAGGACCGCGACGGTCAAACGATGAAGCAACGGCACGCAATGAGCGACGAAGCATTTGATTCAATCAACAAAAAACCCCTGAATGGAGCAGGGGATGAGATTGGAACAGATTGATTCAGAACACCCGCAGGGTTGGATCCGTGGACACCAGCTGCAAGCGGCATAGCGTGATCTCCAGTGGTTCATGCACCGGAGCCTCAAAAGCGAGGGGTGTTGAAACACCTGCAACAAGCAAACTGAAGCTGACGGCCAGCAAACATTGCTGAACGGTGTTGTGTTGGGCTGTTTGGGTTGTGGTCATGGCTGACCTCCTGGGTCGTGTGGGATTTGGATCTCCCTTGAATGCATTCAGCATCAGCGAAGCGGACGATCTGCACATCCCCCAAACGGGTGAAAACCCGCGTTGGATTATTCACTCCGAATGAATTAATACCAGGAACTTTACGAAGCGTTGAAACGAAAACATGAACAAATGGTTATGGCATCAGGCAGATTGGACGTGTCATGTTGAGCGGGTCACACCTCAGAGCTCATGTCAACAATCACTGAGGGACGGACTCCCTACACCGTTCGCCACAAGAACTCCAACGGCGAGAAGCTCGAGTCCTGCTTTTACGCCAGCGATGCCTACGAAGCCCGGCTGCTGGCTATGGAATTCAACGCCTACATCAAACAGCACCCCAACTGCATCGACTCCATCCTTCAGACCAAGGCCTGATGCCTCAAGGCTCGAGCTGCTCAGCGGCAGCCCGACGGCGTTCCACCTGAAAAAACACCACCCAGGCCAGGCTCGACAGTCCACCCCCAAGCCAATCGCTGCGCAGGAGTTCCACAATCGCCACTGTGCTGGCCCCGATCCTCAGGCCCCGCAGCAGAAGATCCATCAACACAGGTGTCCGAGGTTGATCGCGCTGCATCGGCTGGATCCGGAAGTATGGCGTCACGGAAGCTTCCCATGACCTCTGATCTCCCACAGGACGCCGCAGCTGTCCTGGAGCTGGAACGCCAAGCCCGCCTTCTGGGTTCGGGGCTGACATCCCAGACCCTCTCTGGCTGCTGGTGGCTGAACACCACCTGGTCGCGTCAAGCCAAGGCAGCACCGAAGGCGTCGACGCTGCTGCTGCGCACTCTGAAGGCCTGTCTAGAGCTTGAGCAGAACGAAACAGGCCTGCGGATCGCCAACCAGGTGAACCTGGGCCCGCTGCTGCTTCGCTTCGAGGGGAGCGCCTGCCTGCTGGGTCGCCGGCCCCTGTTGCAATTCAGCTTCTCGTGCGTACGCGTGATGCTCGGTTCCTACCGACTGCTCGAGCGCTCCCTGCCCCAGCCCAAACCCCAACGGATGCCCTTCTTTGCTCTCATTGCCGTCGGCGATGACGCCCACTGGCTCTGTGCCCGCGGACGGGGCGGTGGCCTGGCGCTATGGGTGAAGGACCCTGCCATCCAGCGATGACAATCAGCGTCGCCCTGGCCGTGCTCCATCGGGATGGACGCTGGCTGTTGCAGCTGCGCGATGACATCGACTCAATCATTTATCCCGGCCACTGGGGTCTGTTCGGTGGCCATGTCGAGTCGGGAGAGTCTCCGGCTGACGCTGTTCAGCGCGAACTGGAGGAGGAAATCAGCTGGGCTCCCTCAACTCCGCTGCAGCACTGGTTCAGCGATGACAGTGGCACCCGCACGGCCCACGTGTTCCGCGGTGTGCTGACGGTGCCCCTGGAACAGCTGTGCCTTAAGGAAGGGCAGGACCTCAAACTCGCCAGCCTGGAGGAGCTCTGCAGGGAGAAGATCTGGAGTGATCACTGCCAGGAGCAGCGTCCGATCGCCCCAGGCTTGTCCATCGTCATGCGCCGTCTGCTGGCGGAGATGGATGACGCCTGAAGCCTGGTTCGACATTGAGGACGGCGAAGCCTGGCTGGGGGGTGCGCCGGTCCTGCAGTCCCTGTCGCTGCAGCTGCGACTGGGGGAATCCACCACGGTGCTTGGACCCAACGGAGCCGGCAAGAGCAGCCTGGTGAAGCTGATTGATCGCAGCCTGCATCCGATCGTCAAACCGACTGCCCACCTGAAATTGTTCGGGTCATCAACGGCGAATCTCTGGCGGTTGCGGCGACGGTTGGGGGTGGTGACCAGTGAGCTGGAACAACGCATTCCGGCTGGCTGTCCTGCTCGGGAGGTGGTGCAGTGCGGCCTGTTCGGCTCCATGCGCCTCGGACGAGACCAGGTGCCAAGCACCGCTCAACGGGACCTCAGCGACAGCCTCATCCAACAACTGGATCTGCAGTCGATCGCCGAACAACCGTTCGGGACGTTGTCGGATGGTCAGAAACGCCGTCTGTTGATCGCGCGGGCGCTGGTGCACGCTCCGGAGGTTCTGGTGCTCGATGAGCCGAGTCGAGCCCTGGATCTCAAGGCCTGCCACCAGCTGCTCAGCACCCTGCAGCAGCTCTGCCGCAAGAACACCACTGTGGTGCAGGTGACCCATCGCATAGACACGATTGTTCCTGAGATGCAGCGGGTGCTGTTTCTCTCTGGGGGCCAGATCGTGGGAGACGGCACGCCCGACGAGATGCTTCAGGACACGCCGCTCAGCACGCTGTTCGACACACCGCTGCGGGTGGTGCACGCCAATGGCTTCCGTCAGGTACTGCCGGCCTGAACAGGAGAGGCCTCGAGCCACTGCTGCAGGCTGCGCAACGGCTGATCGGGCGAACTGGTGATTTCAATGATGTGCCCACTGGAGGCCGGACTCTCCAGAGCATCGAGACAGACCCGGGCCACCAGCCGACGGGGAATGCTGCTGCTCTGCTGCTGATCCGCTCCCGTGAACACAACCCCTTCCGCCTCAGCGCGACCATCGTCCTCACTGAGGCCACCCGGACGGACGACGGTCCAATCCAGGCCACTTCGCTCCAGCCAGCGCTCACCCAGTCGTTTCCACACCAGGATCAAACCGAACAGATTCAGCGGGTGCAGCCAGCGACCCGCGCAGAGGGAACTCACCAACACCACCCGTTGGAGGCCGACCGCCCGGCAGGCCTGCACCTGAGACTGCACGCCAGCAGCGTCCACCTGCAGTGGACCAGCGAGATTGATCGATGGCCTGGCTCCCGTGGCAATGACCAATGCTGTGCATCCCTTCAAGGCATGCAGGAGCGCCTCACCCGAATTGAGATCGAGTCGTTGCACGTCGAGACGTTGATCACGCTCAGCCGCTGCCAGTGCCGGAGGCAACGTGGACTCCTGCCGCACGATGGCTCGGACGGACATGCCCCGCTGCAGGGCTTCCTCCACCACCCGCCATCCGGTTTTGCCGGAGGCACCGGACACCGCCACTCGCTGCATCAGCCGTTTGTCAGAGGTCACCAGTCAACTGCCCCTTGGACCGTCGCAGCACGCCATGGCGCGGTGCAAACAGGAAGGCCAGCAGAAACTGCGCTGTTTGAACCAAGACGATGCACCCGGCGGTGGAGCTATCGCTCCAGTAGCTGACGAACACACCGAAAACACTCGACAGGACGCTACTGATCACCGCCAGAACCGTCATGCGATCAAAGCGATCGGTGAGCAGATAGGCCGTGGCGCCAGGTGTCACCAGCATCGCCACCACCAGGATGATGCCCACCGTCTGGAGGCCAACCACCGCCGCCAGGGAGAGCAGGCCCAGCAGCATGTAATGAAGAACACCCGTGTTGATCCCGATCGAGCGGGCGTGGGTGGGGTCGAAGCAGAACAGCATCAGATCCCGCCTGAACAACAACAGCAGCAGCAACACGAGTGCGGAAATCAGCAGCGTCTGCTGAATGTCTCCGGCTGTGATGCCGAGGACGTTGCCGAACAAAATGTGGGTGAGGTCAATGTTGCTGCGGGTCTTGGACACCAGCACCAGACCGAGAGCAAAAAATCCCGTGAACACCAGACCGATCACGGTGTCTTCCTTGACCCGGGACTTCTGCTTCACAAAGCCGATCGCCGCCACCGAACCCACCCCGAAGACAAACGCCCCCAGCGAAAAGGGGAGACCCAGGGCATAGGCCACCACCACTCCGGGCAACACCGCATGGGACACGGCATCCCCCATCAGCGCCCAACCCTTCAGGGTCATGTAGCAGGACAGCAATCCGCAGACACCCCCCACCAGAGCACTTACCAACAGCGCTCTCACCATGAAGGCATGACTGAGGGGCTCCAGCAGCCAATCCATGCAGGGCAAGACAGGGTGGTGTTCATCCTCAACCATGAAAGCGACGGTTGAGCCTGCGCGAGAGCCATCAGGATGGGGGCCCAGGCTTCGGCCCGATGCCCCGCGCCTCCACCCTGATCGCCAGACCGGCCTTGCGCCGGTTGCCGACACGGCCGAGCAGGCTTGTGCAGGGGCTGATTCAACGGGTGCTTCCCCGGCTGTTCCGGCTGCAGGGCCTTGAACTGCGCAGCGGCAACGCCGCCCAGGGTCTGGCGAAGGCGTTCGCTGCTCAACAGGCAGGACAGAGCACGCTTCTGATCGCGTTCCGCCATCCCAGCACCCGGGATCCGTTGGTGCTGGCTGATCTGTTCTGGAATCGCATTCCCGCTGAGGCGGCCGCCTTGCTCCAGCCCCTGCCACGCCCGGTGGAGCTCCGCTTCCTCTACGACCGCGGCATCCCGATCTGGGCTGGCCCGGTGATCGGATGGCTGCTGCAGCGTTGCGGTGGCATCGCCATTCACCGCGGCCGACTCGACCGTCCAGCCCTTGCCCAGGCCCGCGCCACGTTGGTGCAGGGCCGCCATGCCCTGGTGGTGGCACCGGAAGGCGCCACCAACAATCTCTCCGGAGAGATGGCGCCGTTAGAGCCGGGGGTGGCGCAGCTGGCCTTCTGGGCAGCCGACGATCTCACCAAAACCAACGACAGACGGGAGCTGCAGTTGCTGCCGCTTGGCATCCGCTACAGCTGGCGCCAGCAGCGCTGGGGCGCTCTCGATCAACGGCTCACTGCTCTGGAGACCCATCTCGGCGTCGAGCCTTCAAAGAAGCCAGCTGAGGATCCGATCAGCCCACGCCGGGACCGATTGCTGCGCATCGGTGCCCACCTGATGTCGGCCCTTGAGCAACTGGAGCGCCTCAACCCCCCGGAGGGTCAAAGCCTGACGGAACGAATCGAGGCGTACCGGCTGCACGGTCTGGCCACAGCGGAAGCGCACTTTCAGCTGAAGGCCGGCGGCACCCTGCAGGAGCGCTGCCGCAGCATCGAACAGGCCGCATGGGATCGCATTTACCGGGAGGGACTGGACCAGCTGCCGACCCTCGAACGGGGCCTGGCGGACTGGGAAGCCCAGGAAGCCGATCTGCAGCTCAGCCGCATGCGGCTGGTGGAGCACTTCACCAGCGTCAGTGGTCATTACGTCAGTGATGCTCCGGACTTCGACCGTTTGGCGGAGATGCTGCTGCTGGTGGAGGAAGCGATCGGCTGGATTGAATCCAAGCCCTGGCCAGCACGGCCTTCTCTGGGACCGCAACGGGTGGAGTTGAGCCTCGGTGATCCCCTGCCGGTGCACACCCGTCTCCAGGACTACCGGCACAACAGACGTCGCGCCGTCCAGCACCTCACGCAGGCTTTGGACGACGAACTCAGCTCCCTGATCTCTCCAGCCTGAATCTTTCCTCCAGGACACCTCAATGCTCATCGCTTATCTCGTCTGCCTGCTGGCCGGGGCCGTGCTGATCAGCCTGTCCCTCGACAATGAGGGAGGTTTGGACGGTGAGGCGGGCAACCTGTCCTTGCTGTTCAGCACACCGTTCTGGTCCTTCGGACTGACGGGATTCGGGCTCTGCGGTGTGCTGATGTTGCTGTTGAGTCCGCCAGGGGCCTGGATTCCCCCCAGCGCTGTGGCTCTGCCCATGGGCTTGCTGATGGGATGGGGTGCCAATCGAGTCCTGAAGACCCTGGGCCGCCGCGAGGCCGACAGCCTGGTGCGCAGCGATGACCTGATCGGACAACAGGGCAGGGTCTCTCTGACGATTGAGGCCGGCGAGCGGGGCTTTGTGGAACTGAGCGTCCGCGGCAGCCTGATCCGTCGTCCGGCTCGCTGCCGCCAGGGACGCCTTCCCCGCGACACCAACGTTGTGGTGATCCGTGCCGATGCCAACACCCTGGAGGTGGAAGCGCTGGAAAACGCGAACTGAAGCCCCTTCAACCAATCGGCGCTATCCAGGGGTCAGCCCTGCCGCTGCCATGACGCATCCACCAGTTCTGCAGACCCAGGCCACAACACCGGCATTCCTTCCCCCCAACCGCAACCAGAGCGAGGCGGTCATCGGCGGTGTTACTGCTCTGTTAATTCTTCTGGTGGCCCTGAACCTGATCAGTCGCTGGATGATCCGGATCTGCCGGCCCAACGAAATGCTGGTGGTCACAGGAAGCCGCAGCAACCAGGGTCAGCAGGGAATGAAGGGCTACCGGGTGGTGGCCAACGGCGGCTGGACCTTTGTCAAGCCGATTCTGGAAACAGCCCGCCGCATGGATGTCACGTTGTTGCCGGTGCTGGTGGAGGTGAAGAACGCCTACTCCAAGGGGGGGACACCGCTGAACATCCAGGCGATCGCCAATGTGAAGGTGAGCAGCGATCCCGATGTGCGTAACAACGCCATCGAGCGCTTTCTCGGCCGTGATTCGGAAGAGATCGTGCAAGTGGCCAAAGAAAACCTGGAGGGCAACCTGCGCAGCGTGCTGGCCCAGCTCACCCCGGAACAAGTGAATGAGGACCGACTGCGCTTCGCTGAACGAATCGCCGATGACGTCGGCGATGACCTGCGACGACTAGGGATGCAACTGGACACCCTCAAAATTCAGAGTGTCTTCGATGACGTGGATTACCTGAACTCGATCAGCCGCCGCCGGGTGGCCCAGATCGTCCGGGATGCGGAAATCGCAGAGGCCGAGGCGATCGGAGAAGCCGAGCGCAAGGAGGCCGAGATGGAAGAAGTGGCGGAGGTGGTCCGCACCGAAGCCGACACCGTGGTGCTGGAGAAAGACAACGCGGTGCGCACCAAGGTGGCCCAGATGGAGAAGCAGGCCCGTTCCGAGGAGGAACGCACGACGGCAGCGGAACTGGAAGCAAGAGCGAAGGCCCAGCAACAGCTGCAGAAAGTGCGCTCCGAGCTGGAGCGTCTGAGGCTGGAGGCGGAGGAGGTGCTGCCTGCCCAGGCGAGGCAACGGGCGCGGGAACTGCGCGCCCGCGGTCAGGCGGCTGCCACCGCCGAGGATGTGAAGGCCAGCGCCCTGGTCAATGACCTGCTGACCCAGGTGTGGGAGGACGCCGGCAGCACCGCTGAGCTGGTGTTCCTGCTTCAGCAGATCGAGATGGTGCTCGACCAGGCCACGCGTCTTCCTTCACGACTGACCCTGAAACGGATCACCAGCCTCGATGGCAACGACGCCACCAGCCTCGCCAGCCTCGTGGCCCTGAACCACGTTGTGGTTCGCCAGTTCTTTGAGCAGGTGAAGGAGATCCTCGGCATCGACTTGCTCGCCACCCTGTCCACGACTCAGCAAGGAGACAACTGATGTTCATTGCCATCGGACTCACCGGCGCCGCCGGCATCTGGGCCTTCGTGGTGCTGCTGCGGCAGCTGTATTACATCTGTCAGCCCAGTGAGGTGCTGATCTTCGCCGGTCTGCGCCGCACCACCGGCAGCGGCCGGAATGTCGGCTATCGAACCGTGCGCGGCGGCAGTGCCCTACGCATTCCCCTTCTGGAGGAGGTGATGCGGCTCGATTTGAGCAACATGATCATCGACCTCAAGGTGGATAACGCCTACTCCAAGGGAGGCATTCCGCTGAACGTCTCCGGGGTTGCCAACATCAAAATCTCGAGCGATGAGCCCGGGATCCATAACGCCATCGAACGCCTGATCGGCAAGGAGCAGGATGAGATTCGGCACATCGCCAAGGAAACCCTTGAGGGCAACCTGCGCGGTGTGATGGCCAGCCTGACGCCGGAGCAGCTCAACGAAGACAAGGTCACCTTTGCCCGCACCCTGCTGGAGGAAGCGGAGGACGACCTGCAGAAACTGGGGCTGGTGCTCGACACCCTGCAGATTCAGAACATCTCCGACGATGTGCGCTACCTCGATTCGATCGGCCGCAAGCAACTGGTTGAACTGAAGCGTGATTCCCGCATCGCAGAAGCGGAAGCGAAGTCACAGTCAGCGGTGAAGCAGGCGGAGAACGAACGGATCACGGCACTCAGGCGGCTCGACAAGGACCTTGCGATTGCCACGGCCGATGCAGAAAAACGGGTGAAGGACGCCCTGACGCGCCGCGAGGCCCTGGTGGCGGAGGTTCAGGCTGAGGTGGGAGCCGAACTGGCCCGTGCCGAAGCTGAGGTGCCGGTGCAACAGGAACGCATCAAGCAGGTCACGCAGCAGCTCGAAGCGGATGTGATCGCCCCGGCGGAATCGGAATGCCAGACAATGATGGCCGAGGCCAAAGGTGAAGCGGCCACGATCGTCGAGCAGGGTCGCTCCCAGGCGGAAGGTCTGCGGGATCTGGTGGAGTCGCTGAAACGGTCCGGCGATGACGCCAAACGATTGTTCCTGCTGCAGAAACTCGAGCCGCTGCTGACGATGCTCAGCGACACCGTTCAGCCGATCGAGGTGGAGGAGGTGAACCTGATCGGTGAGCGGGAGGGGCAGATCAACCTGTCCCTGGCCACCCTGCTGAAACAACTGCAGCAGAGCACCGGCTTGCGTCTGCCTGTCAGCGAGAGCGAATGAAACGGTTCTTTCTGCTACAGCTTCGCCAGGATCAAACTTAAGTTTCTCTCTCCCCATGTCGCGTGCCAC is a window of Synechococcus sp. A15-24 DNA encoding:
- a CDS encoding DUF4278 domain-containing protein; amino-acid sequence: MRSKRFYIVKIILCCAELVFYLAMAANSRVIFKAMQLTFLGNTHTKSCTPQVKPDVQLRYQGKVYQARRLEAANALATNAIALTYRGVSYTK
- a CDS encoding DUF427 domain-containing protein; translation: MERVRDYPRPPRLEASQDQIRVEALGEILVETQRSLRVLETFHPPTYYLPPEAMNQVLLVPAPGRPSFCEWKGVASYYDVVAGERRLNRAVWTYNHPSERFRELAGWFALYPGQMDGCWVNGERVTPQHGGFYGGWITSQVEGPFKGDPSHPELI
- a CDS encoding molecular chaperone DnaJ; translated protein: MAKTTGLGGGEAGSGGFGGGAGSSGKKSAKRKPGKANHRREQCPMGRDPDIDAIKARQSLGLPLTGRLTEQQVKRAHKLLAVKHHPDKGGDPELMTRYNNARDVLLEPEMEAIVG
- a CDS encoding NfeD family protein, which codes for MLIAYLVCLLAGAVLISLSLDNEGGLDGEAGNLSLLFSTPFWSFGLTGFGLCGVLMLLLSPPGAWIPPSAVALPMGLLMGWGANRVLKTLGRREADSLVRSDDLIGQQGRVSLTIEAGERGFVELSVRGSLIRRPARCRQGRLPRDTNVVVIRADANTLEVEALENAN
- a CDS encoding ATP-binding cassette domain-containing protein, with the protein product MTPEAWFDIEDGEAWLGGAPVLQSLSLQLRLGESTTVLGPNGAGKSSLVKLIDRSLHPIVKPTAHLKLFGSSTANLWRLRRRLGVVTSELEQRIPAGCPAREVVQCGLFGSMRLGRDQVPSTAQRDLSDSLIQQLDLQSIAEQPFGTLSDGQKRRLLIARALVHAPEVLVLDEPSRALDLKACHQLLSTLQQLCRKNTTVVQVTHRIDTIVPEMQRVLFLSGGQIVGDGTPDEMLQDTPLSTLFDTPLRVVHANGFRQVLPA
- a CDS encoding methyltransferase domain-containing protein codes for the protein MPAVRVLEESQRYKLDGSDDALFYNEPRFVHHLDAGFRARLTQLYRERIPPCAEVLDLMSSWVSHLPDDITYDTVVGHGLNDEELAANPSLDRHWVQNLNRDQVLPLENDSFDCTLIVAGWQYLQQPEAIAAELLRITRPRGQVIVAFSNRMFFTKAPQVWTDGDDRDHLSYVASVLMAQGWPKPEIVAEQTRGEGVMGLLGGKGDPFFAVVATKPLG
- a CDS encoding high light inducible protein, which gives rise to MTRPAFQYEQPERFGESLTTARPWNQSALTFVERLNGRAAMVGFSAAVLGELFTGQDIVGQLTGVVRWYLELG
- a CDS encoding metal ABC transporter permease, which encodes MDWLLEPLSHAFMVRALLVSALVGGVCGLLSCYMTLKGWALMGDAVSHAVLPGVVVAYALGLPFSLGAFVFGVGSVAAIGFVKQKSRVKEDTVIGLVFTGFFALGLVLVSKTRSNIDLTHILFGNVLGITAGDIQQTLLISALVLLLLLLFRRDLMLFCFDPTHARSIGINTGVLHYMLLGLLSLAAVVGLQTVGIILVVAMLVTPGATAYLLTDRFDRMTVLAVISSVLSSVFGVFVSYWSDSSTAGCIVLVQTAQFLLAFLFAPRHGVLRRSKGQLTGDL
- a CDS encoding SDR family oxidoreductase, whose product is MQRVAVSGASGKTGWRVVEEALQRGMSVRAIVRQESTLPPALAAAERDQRLDVQRLDLNSGEALLHALKGCTALVIATGARPSINLAGPLQVDAAGVQSQVQACRAVGLQRVVLVSSLCAGRWLHPLNLFGLILVWKRLGERWLERSGLDWTVVRPGGLSEDDGRAEAEGVVFTGADQQQSSSIPRRLVARVCLDALESPASSGHIIEITSSPDQPLRSLQQWLEASPVQAGST
- a CDS encoding NUDIX hydrolase, with translation MTISVALAVLHRDGRWLLQLRDDIDSIIYPGHWGLFGGHVESGESPADAVQRELEEEISWAPSTPLQHWFSDDSGTRTAHVFRGVLTVPLEQLCLKEGQDLKLASLEELCREKIWSDHCQEQRPIAPGLSIVMRRLLAEMDDA
- a CDS encoding 1-acyl-sn-glycerol-3-phosphate acyltransferase, whose product is MPRASTLIARPALRRLPTRPSRLVQGLIQRVLPRLFRLQGLELRSGNAAQGLAKAFAAQQAGQSTLLIAFRHPSTRDPLVLADLFWNRIPAEAAALLQPLPRPVELRFLYDRGIPIWAGPVIGWLLQRCGGIAIHRGRLDRPALAQARATLVQGRHALVVAPEGATNNLSGEMAPLEPGVAQLAFWAADDLTKTNDRRELQLLPLGIRYSWRQQRWGALDQRLTALETHLGVEPSKKPAEDPISPRRDRLLRIGAHLMSALEQLERLNPPEGQSLTERIEAYRLHGLATAEAHFQLKAGGTLQERCRSIEQAAWDRIYREGLDQLPTLERGLADWEAQEADLQLSRMRLVEHFTSVSGHYVSDAPDFDRLAEMLLLVEEAIGWIESKPWPARPSLGPQRVELSLGDPLPVHTRLQDYRHNRRRAVQHLTQALDDELSSLISPA